One window of the Salvelinus fontinalis isolate EN_2023a chromosome 2, ASM2944872v1, whole genome shotgun sequence genome contains the following:
- the LOC129815902 gene encoding nematocyst expressed protein 3-like, translating to MMLGVPLGMATVGMAVCYPIQTVAVVKMTGQKMYAANQYTTSYVASTFKSKPKEVTPPTVSLEKQQAPPAPIPETEIPKAKPLPEAGSSEPVMPAVDEAPPSEPGCGPVPIEESVETAPVPSVETAPVPSVETAPVPSVETAPVPSVETAPVPSVETAPVPSVETAPVPSVETAPVPSVETAPVPSVETAPVEEPAPAPPGEEIPPPAPVEEEAASAPPAAEEAVPAPVEEVAAPPPTAEETASAPVEEAAPPAPTEEPSVIVIVTDGKPKFAPDPKLVDLGQVSPEDEDLYNMCG from the exons ATGATGTTGGGGGTTCCTCTGGGTATGGCCACTGTTGGGATGGCCGTGTGCTACCCCATTCAGACAGTGGCTGTTGTAAAG ATGACTGGGCAGAAGATGTATGCAGCCAACCAGTACACCACCTCATATGTGGCATCAACCTTTAAATCAAAGCCCAAAGAAGTAACTCCCCCAACTGTCAGTCTTGAG AAGCAGCAAGCCCCACCAGCTCCAATCCCTGAGACAGAAATACCTAAGGCAAAGCCCCTCCCTGAAGCTGGATCATCGGAACCAGTCATGCCTGCTGTTGACGAGGCTCCTCCCTCTGAACCTGGCTGTGGCCCAGTCCCCATAGAAGAGTCTGTTGAGACGGCCCCTGTGCCTTCTGTTGAGACGGCCCCTGTGCCTTCTGTTGAGACGGCCCCTGTGCCTTCTGTTGAGACGGCCCCTGTGCCTTCTGTTGAGACGGCCCCTGTGCCTTCTGTTGAGACGGCCCCTGTGCCTTCTGTTGAGACGGCCCCTGTGCCTTCTGTTGAGACGGCCCCTGTGCCTTCTGTTGAGACGGCCCCTGTGCCTTCTGTTGAGACGGCCCCTGTCGAGGAGCCTGCCCCTGCACCTCCTGGTGAAGAGATTCCTCCACCTGCCCCTGTTGAGGAGGAAGCTGCTTCTGCACCCCCTGCAGCTGAAGAGGCTGTCCCTGCACCTGTAGAGGAGGTTGCTGCCCCACCTCCTACAGCTGAAGAGACGGCATCTGCTCCTGTTGAGGAGGCTGCTCCTCCAGCGCCAACAGAGGAGCCATCTGTGATTGTAATAGTAACTGATG GGAAACCCAAATTTGCACCCGACCCCAAGCTAGTTGACCTGGGCCAGGTCAGCCCTGAGGATGAAGACCTGTACAACATGTGTGGATGA